A genome region from Fusarium musae strain F31 chromosome 5, whole genome shotgun sequence includes the following:
- a CDS encoding hypothetical protein (EggNog:ENOG41): protein MHRNEDAFPSPEDFIPERWLAADGKETRKASWTPFSVGSRRCIGINLAQMELSKLTAAFFLRFDARVDETMTEEDMRMYDTFNAGPAGARLFVHMREV from the exons ATGCACCGCAATGAGGATGCATTTCCATCACCTGAGGACTTTATTCCTGAAAGATGGCTGGCCGCTGATGGCAAAGAAACTCGTAAGGCATCTTGGACACCTTTTTCTGTTGGTTCTAGGAGGTGCATCGGCATCAA TCTCGCTCAAATGGAGCTTTCCAAGCTTACTGCGGCTTTCTTTTTGAGATTTGATGCAAGGGTTGATGAGACCATGACTGAGGAAGATATGAGAATGTATGACACGTTCAATGCTGGTCCAGCTGGTGCGAGGTTATTTGTACATATGCGGGAAGTATAA